In Candidatus Tachikawaea gelatinosa, a genomic segment contains:
- the bamD gene encoding outer membrane protein assembly factor BamD, with the protein MIKFIKYFIISLLSITITNCVYSKEAITNKQLIVCLNKKKLHIKKINISELEQINQNYFHPCSDQIQISLINEYYKKKNFFKAQQLIKQFIQFHQGHKNIDYIFYMKGLINVSLDNNILHKLFFLKNFETDPKYAKRAVFYFHYLITNYPYSNYKPIAKNYLRLLEYRLARHDYAIINFYYKHKEYRSVINRVKEMIKKYPNIRLTTYAIKLMKKSYDKLEFNLEIKKH; encoded by the coding sequence ATGATCAAATTTATTAAATATTTCATTATTAGTCTTTTAAGTATAACAATAACTAATTGTGTTTATTCAAAAGAAGCAATAACGAATAAACAATTAATTGTTTGTCTAAATAAAAAAAAATTACACATAAAAAAAATAAACATTTCAGAATTAGAACAAATCAATCAAAATTATTTTCATCCTTGTTCCGATCAAATACAAATCAGTCTTATAAACGAATATTATAAAAAAAAAAATTTTTTTAAAGCACAACAATTAATTAAACAATTCATTCAATTTCATCAAGGACATAAAAATATTGATTACATTTTTTACATGAAAGGTTTAATTAATGTTTCATTAGATAATAACATTTTACATAAGTTATTTTTTTTAAAAAACTTTGAAACAGATCCAAAATATGCAAAACGTGCAGTTTTTTATTTTCATTATTTAATTACTAATTATCCATATAGTAATTATAAACCTATTGCAAAAAATTATTTACGTTTATTAGAATATAGGTTAGCAAGGCATGATTATGCTATTATAAATTTTTATTATAAACATAAAGAATATCGTTCAGTTATAAATCGTGTAAAAGAAATGATTAAAAAATATCCTAATATTAGATTAACAACATATGCGATTAAGTTAATGAAAAAATCATACGATAAACTTGAATTTAATTTAGAAATAAAAAAACATTAA